gctgatccctccgcttttgtgaatccggaccgtggatcgtcgccagaGGCTCTGTGCTGGGAACCCCCGCTgaaggttctggactgcagaccgccgctggaggctccggactggggaccgtcgctggaggctccggacaagGGGATGTCGCTGCAgtctccgtgccatggatcgtcactggaggcttcttgccatggatcatcactggaggctccgtgccatggatcatcactagaggcttcatgccatggattatcactggaggctccgggccatggatcatcactagaggcttcatgccatggattatcactggaggcttcgtgccatggataatcactacaggctctgggccatggatcaccactggaggcttcgtgccatggatcatcactggaggcttcggaccatggatcatcactggaggcttcgtacgtggagccggaatgGGTCTCACTGGACTGAGGAAACGTACTGACATACTGGTACGTGGAGCTGCCACAGGGCTttccaggctggagagacgcactggatgCCGGGTGCGTGGAgtaggcacagggcgtaccaggctggagagacgcactggagactgggtgcgtggagcaggcatagggcgtaccaggctggagagacgcactggaggccgggtgcgtggggcaggtacaggatatactgggccgtggaggcgcaccggaggtatcgagcgtagagctggcacaacccgtcctggctggatgcttactttcgcccggcaaatgcggggagccggcaacgagcgcaccgggctgtgaatgtgcACTGGAGATATATCGCGcattaccgcataacacggtgcctgaccagtcacacgctccccacggtaagcacggggagttggctcaggtctcaaccctgattcagccaatctccccgtgtgccccccccccccaaaaaaaatggggggctgcctctcgggcttccgtcgttgccgtgactcccgatctcgttgctgttcctccctcgctgcttccacctggtcccatgggaggcgatcccttccggcctggatctcctcccacgtccaggatcctttgccgtccaggatgtcctcccatgtccacctcGTCTTCCCCGTAggcgcacgctgcttggtcttcttgtggtgggtaattctgtcacgttcgctatcttcaaactccctgtcgtaaatcaaccaaggcgcagcgtgcttgTAATCCCACATCTTTTATTGAGGTGAAAccgaacaaaaacaataaacaggtaaacagaATCGAATGTAACGCAACTGAggcgcacacaaaacacacacagaaataattattacccacaaacacaggtggggaaaaggctgcctatggatgattcccaatcagagacaacgatagacatctgcctctgattaggaaccatactcagccaatagaatgcccaccccacatcacaccctgacctaaccaaaatagaggaaaataaaacgtctctctaaggtcagggcgtgacacacaagCTGGCAATAATTGACTATTTCTGACTGCTGTCATGTGATACTTATACTCATTATAATGCCATTATTGAGCTTCACTATTTATCAAGGCCACTTGGCCCTTATAATGATGCTTAGGCTACTGATGTTGTCATCATTTGACCGTGCGTCTTGACTGGTCTGGGTGGTTGAGGTATTTTACTTTTTATTTCGTTTTTATAAAAAAACACTGTTACCATGTTCCAATACATATGCATTGTGTTTCATAGTTTTAACAAAGTCACTCCACAAATGAAATTGATGTAACGCTTGaatgtttgtgttttttgtgttttttagTTTGTACATACAGCCTACAGTGACAAACTAAAAAATGGTATTCTAATGTTGTTACTCAAGGCCtccataaacacaaccaaatgattatttttgctttggcatactgtatataaaatgtattaattacactgttagaatgttgcTGTCAGAATGACTGCTCATTAGTTTAAAGGGGGGACCTTGAGGCCCAGCAGTTATAGTGTTAATGTAACCTGTGTTGATTGGCCGTCAGAACCCCCCTTCATTCTCCTGGAGATGTTGAGAAGAAGAGCAGCACGGTCATCTGGACCAGAGCCTGAATCTCTTGACTGCCCCCCTGATACTCCTGacaacagagagatgagagaacccccacagcCCCACTGACTGACAGAACAGACCAGGAGGTGGAGGATCACACAGCCAACATGTAAGTATGGAGATATCAGGATATATGATTGGGGTGGACCAGATGGATTAAGCTGATTGAAAGCCAGTTTGCCTGGATTTTCCCTGTCTGATTGTTCAGTGCATCACTGATAATATCCCTGTCAATGTTTTGATTATGACAGGGATAGTGAGGatgttgtgatgatgatgataatgttgtTGTTATCATCGTTGATTGTTGATTGTGATATGATCCTCCTATAGGTCTCCAACAGGTCAAATGGCTGATGTGCACCAATCCAGGAGTCAGAAATGGAAAGTGGTTTTGATcatcctgtgtctgtctgtcacagtaTCTGTCACACTGTCTTCCCCATTGGTGACTTTCAGGACCAACTCTACTCAAGctcactcccttcctccccctgttctctctacCTGCCCTCTTCACACAGCCaatgagactataacaccagtTAAGGGTTCAACTCATCTAATGGTGTCTGCATACCAGGACCACAGGGAAGGGGGAGCCACGCGCATCATTGCCATGGTCAACAGAGACCGACCCATGTCTCTGTACTGTGTGTTGTGCTGCTTAGGACACGCCCCCCAGGTCGCTCCAGCTGCTGTCGTAACGCACAGCGTCCACTATGGTTACCCGTATGTGGCCGCAGACATGCTTTGCCTCGAAGAACCAGGATGCCACGCCACGCACGTCACTCTCGGCACATCCCTCGACATCCAGGACACCCTCAACCGGACATTTCTGAGCATCCAGAACCgggagagacgggaggaggaCTTCCCCTTTTACCTCACCGTGTGCATGTCCAGCATGTTTGGAGACTACAACAACGTCCAACAGTTTGTCCAGACCATGGAGTTTTACAAGCTCCTGGGGGTGCGGAGAGTTGTCCTCTACCTCACCAGCTGTGGACCTGATCTGGAAAAGGTCCTCCAGTACTACGCAGAGGAGGGCACTCTGGAGGTGATTGGCTGGCCCATCAACCACTTCCTCAAGCCCTCTACTGGGTGGGAAGCCCAGGAGCTGGAAGGGGATATCCACCTCAATGGCCAGCTGACCATCATGAACGAGTGCATCTACAGGAACATGTACAGCTCACGGTACGTCCTCCTGGCTGATGTTGATCAGCTCCTGGTCCCGGCCTCACACAGCTCTCTTCTGCCCCTCATGGAGGACCTGCAGGGGCAGCACCCCGACGCAGCCGTGTTCCTGATGGAGACGCACCTCTTCCCTGCCACAGCCAGTACTGCAACGCAAGACCATTCCGCACGGAGGAGGGCGCCGGGGGTGGATCTGCTGGACTACGTCTACAGAGAGCTTGTTCTTGAAGAGGACTTCCGCTCCTACAAGATGGTGGTCAACCCCCGTCTGGTGCTGCAGACGGCCATGTTTGAGGTGACACAGAGCTATGGGGACTCTGTCAGGGTTCCGTCCGACGTGTGTAAGATCATGCAGGtgaaagaggctcagagagaaagCTGGACCAATGAGCAGCTGGTCCTCGACAGAAGACTCTGGGAATTTGGAGAATACCTTGTGCCCTCTGTCGATGAAGTTTTACAGAAATTAGGTATTCAGACATCTCCTTGGGAGcgtgtagtactgtagctggttAAAAGTTTTCCAACGTCTTGCATTTGATAGAGATGAGAGAAACAGTGAACTGTTACCTGCCTCTGATCTTCAGTCTATGTTGTTCCACTCAACCCTGAACGTTTCTTCTTGTTTGGATGTGTGGTCACTTTTCCTGGGGGAATTGGACTTAATTAATTATGCCTGTAATTGTTAATGCTTGTTCTAAACTTTCTTACAGTTTTTAATGCTGACTTTAATGTAAAAGCTCTTGTAAGATTTATTACGCATGACAAATAAACacaactttttttaaatcaagatGCCATGTTTATCTACCGTTGTGCTCTAACACATCGGCACCCTTGCACTTTACAATGGAGTGCAATACAGCAGAATATTGTGGTTTCTATTTTCAAAACTGGTCGAATGTCTATTTTGACCCTGTAGGCAACTGCAACTTATCACCTTTAGTCCAGGCCATTTGTGTGAAAAATCGAAATTTCAGTTTAGAATTTATTTTCTTGGTCCTGTGCAGTTATAAGTCAAACAAAAACACATGTGAACACCAGATGTTTtcactttcaatttttttttattaagaaaTTGTGAATCTTGCAAGTGTGCCAATATATTAGAGCACAACTGTATAGATGATAATCAAGGAAGAGCATCTATATCCCTCTAAACAATATTGGCTGTGTGAAAGTTGACCGACTAGGATTTCTATGTAAACTGTCATTATATCCTTCTTTAATTACACATTAGATAagcattttaataaaaaaatcgAACATAAATAGTCTGTGTGCTCTTGTTAATTTTTCCTTCTGGGATTATGTCTCTCTTTTCTAATTGGTGAAATCTCCCCAATTTGTAAttccaggggtgcaactttcactggggacaggggGCACACCGTCTGAAATTGCtaaagaaatataaatattttgtccccccccacttctaaaatcaaagttgcgcccctgcgtAATTCAAACACTGTTATTAAATGGGAAGGTATTTCTTCTATTTATCCTGACCTGAACCTTAAACCAGATTGACTGAAAAGGGCATGAGATTCATTTTATTGGGTGTAACACCATCAGTCGAAAGAAGAAAATATCATAATATCAATAATTAACAGGAATAATAAACATGTGAAGAGCAATTGACATTCTTATGTTGAATTTACATTAGAAAAAGTAATacaattgttgttgttttgtctctACATCAAGTGACAGTATATCTATTTAGTGGCATTCACTGAGAAACTGGTAAAGAAATGTATGATGGAATGTCATACGACACTGACACTTAAGTTCCATAAATTGTCATGTTTTCAACAAGCTTAAACCTTCAGGCCCTGAAACTCCATTATGACACAATCTTCTTAATACAATTCACCTGCATTCCTCAATAGTAATTACTACCAGTACCATTGCACTAACAACTTTAGTTGTTTCTTGGAAAGAAGCAATAAATATTTTAGTAGCAGGCAGgacatatactgtactgtagtttctcCGCCCTGCCTTTATGTACAAAGCTGATTGCTTCAGCAGGTAGTCCAAGAGTCTTGGGAATGTTTAACCCTTTGGAGGAGAATGGACGACAACATTCCAACCGATTCTAATTGATGACATCACAAGGGGTTGTTGTTCATTACTAGTTATTGAACTGAAACCTAATTCTTGAAGGGGCAATCTTTTAAATGAGtgatatatagccattgattcttgaagaatgtaactAAAAAGTGAGTGCTTTTTTGTTGTTTGAAATCCAGATTGCCTCTTTAAACAGAATTGAGGATGGCGTTCTAAAAAATTCACTCCTCGTAGGGGTTAAataaatccatccatccatgtgtgTTGGGTTTAGGAGAAACACACAGGTCCGATGTCCAGGCCAAACTCCTGGTCCTCCTTGCCTATGTCCATGGGGGCCAAGTCTACGATAGGTAGTCTGGCTGGCGTCTGAGTTCTGTACTCAATCACAGTCTTGCCCCAGTCTCCATTTGATTTCTGCAGACACAGGAGAAGAAGACATACCGTAGCTATACTTCTGAATTCAACTCCTTGTCCAATACAACGTAAACAAGTAAACAATAGGACAGAACCACATAATCAGATGATTATGAAGGCATACATGTATGAAagcatgtatgtagttctgtccttgtgaTGTACTTGTctcttaatgttctgtattatatcatgttttatgtgttgtgtgaaccccaggaagagtagctgctgctttagcaCTAGCTAATAATCCAATACTAAATACTAAAAGACAGGGTGGGTAGGCTTTTGTTCCCACATCCAGACCAACTTTGGCACACTTGATTCAAACATTCAACAACGCATGTAGGTagatggttgattggttggttggttgggcgggcaggcgggcgggtaggaaggcaggcaggtaggtataGATAGGTagtagggctgtggtggtcatgacATTTTTTCAATCAccgtgaggtgagttttaaaagcacatactgtttttatattttttttaatgtgattttcgattgcatttgcattgatgtcagagtggttggagggacaatagagccctgagtaccagaccattaggacctgatggtgggacaatagagccctgagtaccagaccattaggacctgatggagggacagtaccagaccattaggacctgatggagggacaatagagccctgagtaccaggccattaggacctgatggaaggacaatagaaccctgagtaccaggcaATTAGGACCttgtggagggacaatagagccctgagtaccaggccattaggacctgatggaaggacaatagaaccctgagtaccaggcaATTAGGACCttgtggagggacaatagagccctgagtaccagaccattaggactttatggagggacaatagagccctgagtaccaggccattagcgaccTGATGATTGTTAGCAAGTTGGGTACTCCTAATGCATGTCCAGTGTGCATAAGATATTATCATGACTCAACTGTCAAGCTGAATTTTACTGCTGTCATGACTGCCAGTGTGGCGGTAATAGGGCCACCGCAAAAGCcatagtaggtaggtaggtaggtaggtaggtaggtaggtaggtaggtaggtaggtaggtaggtaagaaggtaggtaggtacattatatatacatttacatttttacattttagtcatttagcagacgctcttatccagagcgacttacaaattggtgcattcacctataatatccagtggaacaaccactttacaatagtgcatctaaatcttttaaggggggggttagaaggattactttatcctatcccaggtattccttgaagaggtggggtttcaggtgtctccggaaggtggtgattgactccgctgtcctggcgtcgtgagggagcttgttccaccattggggtgccagagcagcgaacagttttgactgggctgagcgggaactgtgcttcctcagaggtagggaggcgagcaggccagaggtggatgaacggagtgcccttgtttgggtgtagggcctgatcagagcctgaaggtacggaggtgccgttcccctcacagctccgtaggcaagcaccatggtcttgtagcggatgcgagcttcgactggaagccagtggagagagcggaggagcggggtgacgtgagagaacttgggaaggttgaacaccagacgggctgcggcgttctggatgagttgtaggggtttaatggcacaggcagggagcccagccaacagcgagttgcagtaatccagacgggagatgacaagtgcctggattaggacctgcgccgcttcctgtgtgaggcagggtcgtactctgcgaatgttgtagagcatgaacctacaggatcgggtcaccgccttgatgttggtggagaacgacagggtgttgtccagggtcacgccaaggctcttagcactctgggaggaggacacaaggggagttgtcaaccgtgatggcgagatcatggaacgggcagtccttccccgggaggaagagcagctccgtcttgccgagagttcagcttgaggtggtgatccgtcatccacactgatatgtctgccagacatgcagagatgcgattcgccacctggttgtcagaagggggaaaggagaagattaattgtgtgtcgtctgcatagcaatgatatgagagaccatgtgaggatatgacagagccaagtgacttggtgtatagcgagaataggagtgggccaagaacagagccctgggggacaccagtggtgagagcacgtggtgcggagacagattctcgccacgccacctggtaggagcgacctgtcaggtaggacgcaatccaagcgtgcgcggtgccggagatgcccagctcggagagggtggagaggaggatctgatggttcacggtatcaaaggcagcagataggtctagaaggatgagagcagaggagagagagttagctttagcagtgcggagagcctccgtgacacagagaagagcagtctcagttgaatgcccagtcttgaaacctgactgattaggatcaagaaggtcattctgagagagatagcaagagggctggccaagcacggcgcgttcaagagttttggagagaaaggaaagaagggatactggcctgtagttgttgacatcggagggatcgagtgtaggttttttcagaaggggtgcaactctcgctctcttgaagacggaagggacgtagccagcggtcaaggatgcgttgatgagcgaggtgaggtaggggagaaggtctccggaaatggtctggagaagagaggaggggatagggtcacgtgggcaggttgttgggcggccggccgtcacaagacgcgagagttcatctggagagagaggggagaaagaggtcaaagcacagggtagggcagtgtgagcaggaccagcagtgtcgtttgacttagcaaacgaggatcggatgtcgtcaaccttcttttcaaaatggttgacgaagtcatccgcagagagggaggaggggggggggggaggaggattaaggagggaggagaaggtagcaaagagcttcctagggttagaggcagatgcttggagtttagagtggtagaaagtggctttagcagcagagacagaagaggaaaatgtagagaggagggagtgaaaggatgccaggtccgcaggggaggcgagttttcctccatttccgctcggctgcccggagccctgttctgtgagctcgcagtgagtcgtcgagccacggagcaggaggggaggaccgagccggcctggaggataggggacagaggaaatcaaaggatgcagagagggaggagaggagggttgaggaggcagaatcaggagataggttggagaaggtttgagcagagggaagagatgataggatggaagaggagagagtagcgggagagagagagcgaaggttgggacggcgcaataccatccgagtagggggagagtgagaagtgttggatgagagcgagagggaaaaggatacaaggtagtggtcggagacttggaggggagttgcaatgagattagtggaagaacagcatctagtaaagatgaggtcaagcgtattgcctgccttgtgagtagggggggaaggtgagagggtgaggtcgaaagaggagaggagtggaaagaaggaggcagagaggaatgagtcgaaggtagacgtggggaggttaaagtcacccagaactgtgagaggtgagccatcctcaggaaaggaacttatcaaggcgtcaagctcattgatgaactctccaagggaacctggagggcgataaatgataaggatgttaagcttgaaagggctggtaactgtgacagcatggaattcaaatgaggagatagacagatgggtcaggggagaaagagagaatgtccacttgggagagatgaggattccagtgccaccaccccgctggctcgatgctctaggggtatgcgagaacacgtagtcagacgaggagagagcagtaggagtagcagtgttatctgtggtgatccatgtttccgtcagcgccaggaagtctagggactggagggtagcataggctgagatatagaagtatgtggacaccccttcaaatttgtggattcggctatttcagccaaacccattgctgacaggtgtataaaatcgaggacacagccatgcaatctccatagacaaacattggcagcagaatggacttactgaagagctcagtgactttcaacgtggcaccatcttTCCGACAAGTCAGCTCGTCCAATTTCTTCCTtgatagagctgccccggtcaactttaagtgctgttattgtgacgtgaaaatgtctaggagcaacaacggctcagccatgaagtggtaggccaaacaaatttacagaacgggaccaccgagtgctgaagcgcgtagcgcgtaaaaatcgtttatcctcggttgcaacactcaaactgcctctgaaagcaatgtcagcacaagaactgttcatgccaagcgtcggctggagtggtgtaaagctcaccgccattggactctggagcagtggaaacgcgttttctggagtgatgagtcaCGCATCACCATTTTTCAAtccaacagacaaatctgggtttggcggatgccaggagagcactacctgccccaatgcatagtgccaactgtaaagtttggtggaggaaaaataatggtctagggctgtttttcatggtttttggttccagtgaagggaaatcttaacgctatagcatacacagacattctagacaattctgtgcttacaactttttggcaacagtttggggaaggaccttttcttgtttcagcaagacaatggccctgtgcacaaagcaaggtccatacagaaatggtttgtcgagattggtgtggaagaacctgactggcctgcacagaaccctgacctcaaccccatcaaacacctttgggatgaattggaacgtcgactgcgagccaggcctaatcgcccaacaccagcgcccaacctcactaatgctctcgtggctgaatggaagcaagtccctgcagcaatgttccaatttagtggaaagccttcccaaaagagtggaggctgttatagcagcctactgtaggtaggtaggtaggtaggtaggcaggtaTAGGTAGGTCTACTGTAGGTAGAATTAGGTATAGGTAGGGAGGTAGGCAGGTAGAAGTAGGTATAggtaggtatactgtaggtataggtaggtaggtagactgtaggtagaggtaggtATAGATAGGTAGGTATGCAGGCAGGTAGgtatgtatactgtaggtagaagtaGGTATAGGTGGGTataagtaggtaggtaggtagggtgggTAGAAGTAGGTGGGTGGGTAGAAGTAGGTAGgtgggtatactgtaggtagaagtaggtatgggtaggtaggtagataggtgggTACATAGGTAGGTGCAGTATCTATCCTGTAGGTAGAAgtaggtagatacagtaggtatCCTGTAGGTAGAAGTAGGGtgtgggtaggtgggtgggtaggtgggtgggtaggtaggtaggtaggtaggtgggtgggtaggtaggtaggtaggtaggtaggtgggtaggtaggtaggtaggtaggtaggtaggtaggtaggtaggtgggtggtgggtaggtaggtaggtaggtaggtacagtaggtatccTGTAGGTAGAAGTACaccactggtcaaaagttttagaacacctactcattcaagggtttttctttatttttactattttctacattgtagaataataatgaagacgtcaaaacgatgaaataacacatatagaaacatgtagtagccaaaaaagtgtaaaacaaatcaaaatatattttatatttgagattcttcaaatagccaatctttgcctttatgacagctttgcacactcttggtattctctcaaccagcttcacctggaatgcttttccaacagtcttcaatgggttcccatatatgctgagcacctatatgctgcttttccttcactctgcggtctgactcatcccaaaccatctcaatttgattgagatcgggtgattgtggaggccaggtcatctgatgcagcactccatcgcgctccttcttggtaaaatagcccttacacagcctggagatgtgttgggtcattgtcctgttgaaaaacaaatgatagtcccactaagcccaaaccagatgggatggcgtatcgctgcagaatactgtggtagccatgctggttaggtgtgctttatattctaaataaatcacagacagtgtcaccagaaaagcacacccacaccataacacctcctcctccatgctttacggtgggaaatacacatgcggacatccgttcacccacaccgcatctcacaaagacacagcggttggaaccaaaaatctccaatttgcacTCCAAACCAAAGGACaagtttccaccggtctaatgtcaatttctcatgtttcttggaccaagcaagtcttttcttattattgttgtctttagtagtagtttctttgcagcaatttgaccatgaaggcctgattcacacagtttcctctgaacagttgatgttgagaagtgtctgttacttgaactctgtgaagcatttatttggccttcaATTTCTGTggttggtaactctaattaacttatcttctgcagcagaggtaactctgggtcttccattcctgtggcgatcctcatgagagccagtttcatcacagcgttTGATagcttttgcaactgcacttaaaaaaacattcaaagttcttaaaatgttccgtattgtcttaaagtaatgatggactgtcatttctctttgcttatttgagctgttcttgccataatatggacttggtcttttaccaaataggcctatcttCTGTTTACATccctaactctgggtcttcctttcctgtggcggtcctcatgagagtcaaccctaccttgtcacaaaacaactgattggctcaaacgcaataagaaggaaagaaattccacaaattaacttttaacatggcacacctattaattgaaatgcattccaggtgactaccttatgaagctggttgagagaatgccaagagtgtgcaacgctgtcatcaaggcaaagggtggctatttaacacttttttggttacaacatcattccatgtgtgttatttcatagttttgatgtcttcactattattctacaatgtagataatagtaaaaaataaagaaaaacccttgaatgagtagatgttctaaaacttttgaccggtagtgtaggtatagGTAGGtagttaggtaggtaggtatactgtaggtagaagtaGGTATAGCTGGTAGGTAAGCATGTAGctaggtatactgtaggtagaagtatgtataggtaggtaggtaggcagtcaggtataggtaggtaggtaggcagtCAGGTATAGGTAGGTAGgcataggtaggtaggtaggtaggtaggtaggtaggcagtCAGGAATAGGTAGGTAGGCataggtaggtaggtaagtaggtaggtatactgtactgtaagtaGAAGTAggtataggtaggtaggtatgcaGGCAggtataggtaggtaggtaggtaagtaggtaggtatactgtactgtaggtagaagtaggtataggtaggtaggtatgcaGGCAggtataggtaggtaggtaggtaggtaggataggtatactgta
The Salmo salar chromosome ssa16, Ssal_v3.1, whole genome shotgun sequence DNA segment above includes these coding regions:
- the LOC106592077 gene encoding beta-1,4-galactosyltransferase galt-1 produces the protein MSPTGQMADVHQSRSQKWKVVLIILCLSVTVSVTLSSPLVTFRTNSTQAHSLPPPVLSTCPLHTANETITPVKGSTHLMVSAYQDHREGGATRIIAMVNRDRPMSLYCVLCCLGHAPQVAPAAVVTHSVHYGYPYVAADMLCLEEPGCHATHVTLGTSLDIQDTLNRTFLSIQNRERREEDFPFYLTVCMSSMFGDYNNVQQFVQTMEFYKLLGVRRVVLYLTSCGPDLEKVLQYYAEEGTLEVIGWPINHFLKPSTGWEAQELEGDIHLNGQLTIMNECIYRNMYSSRYVLLADVDQLLVPASHSSLLPLMEDLQGQHPDAAVFLMETHLFPATASTATQDHSARRRAPGVDLLDYVYRELVLEEDFRSYKMVVNPRLVLQTAMFEVTQSYGDSVRVPSDVCKIMQVKEAQRESWTNEQLVLDRRLWEFGEYLVPSVDEVLQKLGIQTSPWERVVL